In the genome of Arachis stenosperma cultivar V10309 chromosome 2, arast.V10309.gnm1.PFL2, whole genome shotgun sequence, the window TGGAATTCAGAAATAAGAAACATTGTTGTCTTCATTAATGTCAAATAGAACCCTACAAAGTGTCGAAAAACACCAATTGGAGACATGATTTTTGGTTTCGTCCAAGAAAGTTGGAAAAGATGAATACTGTCAATTGGAGTGTTGGGAACTTTCAAGTCAAAAGTTGTGAGATGAGGTTCAAGAACAGCTTTGAGCCACAAATTTACAACCCAAAGGGGACCAAAAGGGTTGATCAAAGGATCCCCTCGACGAATTTAACCAACAATCAAAGAAAGAGTTTCGTAAAGTTGACTTGGGATCAAGGTCGGAAGGTCGATGAGTCTTTTGTGATGGAGCAAAATGGCCAGGGACAAgttgttcttttgaatttggACTAAATTAGAGcagaaaacaaaagaattaAGTCAAAGTAAAAGGAAAGCTACATGCTCACTATCAAAAACAGGATCTCCGCCAGAACCCATGTTGTTTTGAATGAAACTCGATATGGAATTCGAGTCGAAGTTGATTTCAAAATCATCTTTAGGATAATCGGTCGACCATGACATGAATTCACCATCAATTGGTAAACCGGTTAGGGTTGAAATGTCGATCAGAGTCGGACCCATCATTTCATAGGAGAAATGAAAGTTATTAATAGCAGGGCACCAGAAGTACAAACTGGCCCATGGTAAAGGAGCAATATAAAAGAGACCAAAAGTAGCTAATTCTAAGGCATGCACAATATTTAGATATTCCTAAATCGGCTAATATGTAGGTATAAGTCGAGACATCCAGGTCGAAAAAGATGACTCAAATCCCTAGGGGGAGTAGTTCTAAAAACTCGACCAACAAAGTACGAAGCCTTGACATTTTTGCAGAAAATCAATGATAAATTCTCTGATGGTGatggaaagaaagaagaaacagaaTGAATTTGTTCTTGGGTTACCAAAGGACCTAAGAAAGAATACATTACTCCATTCACTAAGAATGGAAGAAATACCTGGCGACACCAGAGACTAGAGGCTTCTACATTTGGAATTGGGAATTTCAAAGCTCCGTCTTCATCATAGAGCTGCGTTGTTTCAGCCACTAATGAAGGAAGAGGAAGGGCTTTATCTCCTTCGTGAGAATGAGAAGTGGCGGCCATGGTTACTGAACAAGAGGATGTGGTGATGATGGTTAGCGTACAGGTTGAATGAAAAAGCGATTGAGAAACTGTGCAAAGCGTATTTCTTGGAGAGAAAAGCATTAGGGTTTTCAAGAAGCAAGTTTTTTGGAAATTGGGGATGAATTTGAAAAGATTGCATATGCCTGGCACGAGAAATATTAAAACTTGTATCTTTTAACAAAATAACAAGTTTTAAAGAGGCAATTTATTGGTACAAAAAATGAATTTTTCCTCGAGGGCGTTTCAATTGCCAATGGTTTCGACTACGGAAGCAATGTTTCGACTACAGAATCAGAAACAGGCAAGCTGAAGTCGAAAAAAGATGGTACAAAGAGCGTCGAAGTTGAAAGATAGTTATTTCCTTTCTTTAAGCATCAAGACTTGCTACTCGACCTTCAACCTAAGTGGAGAACATGAATGCAAATTTTGAGCAGCAAACTGAAGAAACATGAGACAAGAAGACCAAAAAAGACGTGAATGTCAAAACTTAGGAGTCAAGATTCTTTATGATCAAGGCAAAGTTATAGctgagaaaaaggaaaaagtaaaataatgGACAACATGTTCCATGCTTTATAAATAGTAGAATCCCACAAGGGATTTGAGACTTCAATCAAGAATATTAGATCATCACATAAAACACATAAAAATTCCCAATCTAGTGACATAATGAAAGGACATGAAATGCAAGTGCATATGAGTGTCAAAAGTTTATTACTTTAGTCTAGTGACATAATGAAAGGACATGAAATGCAAGTGCATATGAGTGTCAAAAGTTTATTActttattttgatttgttaatgtttaattcattttttctttttagtttttcttcaTTTGTTGATTTTTCTTTACATTTTAGTTCTATgttcaataatttaaaattttctccgtttgtttgtttgtttatttatttactttacTTTATTCAACATAAATTTGTCACTATTACCTTCAACAGAAGTCATTTCGATACTAAGTAATCCTCGAGTCAAGttcacttttttttcaaaagaattGTATCTGTTTTTCGATACTTGAGATCTTGATACAAGCTTGATTTGACACCCTATCCAACCGTTCCAAAATCGAGTattgaaggaaaagaaaatagattGATTATCCTCTAGCCCTAGTAGCGAATTCTTCGTTTCGGGATGTTGCTCATGTCGCAATTTCTTGTGGTGGGATTTCTTTAATCTCAAAGACCTCAAGTAGGCTTATTATCTTAGTCAGTTTGTCTTTGAGAAAACTATTTAAATTCATTTCTCTATAATATTTTGTGAATATGAAATCAAATAATCACACGgccttaaaattttaagttaacTGGTGCTAGAAAGTAGAAACATGTTTCAGGATCACCATACTCCAGCTCAAGTTATTAGGTAGATTGAAGTCTAGGTTCTTTTCAAGGGAAAGGatagagaaaagaaaatgggAAGTGGAAAAGAAAAGCTAAGCTAGCAAAAGTGTGATAGAATTCGCTATTTATCATAGTTCTTTGATTCTTTGATTACCAATCAAGTTCTAAAGCTTCGAAGGGTACATGAGAGTAGCATCATGAACTcattaaaaattatcttttcttttccgggcaataaaaaaaagaaaaacaaaagaaaacgaAAGATTAGTCCACAACATAATAAAGCTACAGGACAGAAAGAACTTCAGTAGGGGTTTCATTCCAATACTTGCACACAACAGAAGCATCCGCAACCATCTTGGCTAGACAGTTTGAACTCCCATTTGGCATTCCAAATCACCACTCCACACTCAGCCATGGTCCCAACGTCATTGATGCTGCCATCTAAATtgattttaacaaaatttatctccGGACAATGCCAATTTATATGCACATCAATCTCTCTGTTCTTCTTAAGGAGCCCAATAATAAGCTGAAGATGTAACATAAGAGACCTGATGCTTTTGGTGTCTTCCAAATCAGAACAAGGTGCTGTTAGAAGAGTGATAAAATTAGCCATGTCTTGGGGAATACTTGTATATAGAATGCTGCAAATCTCACGCTCAGATAACTATCCACAATATTAATAACAGGAACTCTGGCACCAATAGTTCCTCCACTCAATCAATTTGAAAACCAAAGAGAAGAATTTTCAGTGCCCAAGCTAAAATTAGACGATCCTTTGCATAACAAATACTTCTCCATGTCCTAGTGGCATTCCTCTTAGGTTCTATTCAAGAACACTAGAGCCAGATATACATTTATGGAGCCCAAATGGAAGTGCAAGGCCTCTCGGGTTGGGTAAGAAGTAAGAACCTTTCAAACCGTtgaagcatttcatcaaacagaACATTTGCATGGCAATTCAATTGAACATTGTATTTGGAGCTAGTTAATTCTAATTCTCCAAAATAATAGTCATCACATAAGCAAAGAAGGCAAGTGAGGAAGTGCATAGTCCATCACAAGAAATCAAAACAAAACATTATTATCACAACCATTACAAATTAGCAAAAGTCTCCACTCTCCAGCAATTGGCAACTCACATCACACTCTCCAAAGCAGCGTAACCAACTCTACCTCCTCATTGGCTGGGAAGCGCGGGAGTGGTATCAGCTTTTTTCTTCACGCGCCGAACGGCGAGTATCAAAGCAACAAATCGCAAAGAAAGCAAAACCACCAGAAACGTgacaaaaacatagataaaaacGCGAAATCCGGCGTGAGTTTTCTGAATACGCGGATTGAGAAGAAAAGCACCGAGCGTGTATGACACGGCAAGAAGGATGAGAGAGAAGGACATGAGCATTGCTAGCACCAGAGTTGGGTACCCTGGACCCAGAGGAACGCCGCTTATGACCAATATGCACGTGGTGATTGAAAACAAGAAGGAGATAGAGTTAGTGAGCATGAACCCGGAGTAACCGTGACGG includes:
- the LOC130962434 gene encoding uncharacterized protein LOC130962434, which codes for MDVIVSIIAGSFRYLVSLPPGDDGGEWLKEMRGNLGLMATVIATMAFQNGLNPPGGVIQNGDNGSVTCPSPIAHGQACPGQSVYAAVDRHGYSGFMLTNSISFLFSITTCILVISGVPLGPGYPTLVLAMLMSFSLILLAVSYTLGAFLLNPRIQKTHAGFRVFIYVFVTFLVVLLSLRFVALILAVRRVKKKADTTPALPSQ